A single region of the Lycium barbarum isolate Lr01 chromosome 2, ASM1917538v2, whole genome shotgun sequence genome encodes:
- the LOC132622169 gene encoding uncharacterized protein LOC132622169 has translation METKNQKGYKRRPRKKARSTEEEFASAGEADRFPQAQETEELTSSARGSIREDESVEDEESIDQEDKNESGKESVEDEESIDQEDKNESGKESVEDEESTHQEGQNESGEENTEDEKSTDQQEENESGEENAMDLFMMFIYGCLLKQHEVI, from the coding sequence ATGGAAACAAAAAATCAAAAAGGTTATAAAAGAAGGCCTAGAAAAAAGGCTAGGTCAACGGAAGAGGAGTTTGCTTCTGCTGGAGAAGCGGATAGGTTTCCACAAGCTCAGGAAACAGAAGAATTGACCTCATCAGCTCGTGGTTCAATTAGAGAAGATGAAAGTGTAGAAGATGAGGAATCAATAGATCAGGAAGATAAAAATGAAAGTGGAAAAGAAAGTGTAGAAGATGAGGAATCAATAGATCAGGAAGATAAAAATGAAAGTGGAAAAGAAAGTGTAGAAGATGAGGAATCAACGCATCAGGAAGGACAAAATGAAAGTGGagaagaaaatacagaagatGAGAAATCAACGGATcaacaagaagaaaatgaaagtgGAGAAGAAAATGCTATGGATCTTTTTATGATGTTTATATATGGTTGTTTACTAAAACAACATGAGGTTATTTAA